TAATTTCAATACCTCTAAATATTCAACCCAATTTCATGTATTTTATTTCTATCAGATCAGGTAAAACCTTTGCATCAAAAGGCTGGATGCCTTTAAAACAGTATATAGAATAGTAATTGTTATATCAAATTAAAAATATCAGAAATAAATGCCTTCTACCTGATAACCTTTATTTTGTAACAATTTTAGTACGCCTTTTTTACCGGGAAGGTGGGCCGCACCCATTGAGATAAAACTAAGATTTTCATTTGTAAGGTCAATGATTTTTTCAGTCATTTTTAAATTCCTTTCATACAACATCATCTTTCTGATTTCACCCAGATTTTTTTTTGTTTTTTGATACATCAGTTTCATATCTGCTGTTTCATACAAATCATTTAATTTAAAAATCTGTTTTCTGAATCCGGAGATATTTTTCATCGAATCTTTGAATGATTTCAATTGATATTCCAGTGGAATTCGCTTTAAATAACCAATCTGGTCGTTCACGGATTCTACTCCGGTCATTATTTTATCAGATTTCATAGCATATTCCCATAAGTAATAATCAGGACTCTGCATTACTTCTACATCATCCAATATTTTTTGACTGAGCATATTGCTGATAAAAAATGGAGTAAATTTTTCATAATCAGCCAGATCTACACCGAATGATTTCAATACGGTTTTCCGATACTTCATGTATCTTTTTATTCTGAATAAACTACTGAAGGTTAAATCTCCTTCTAATTGAAAATAAGGCATCATGGATAACTGACCAGCCTCATTCAAATCCATTTCACCGGCATATAATGTAACCTGATCGATGTATTTTTTTGCTATTTCTGTAAAACTAAAAGCAGCTTTAGTCCCGACATGCATAGTTCCGAATAGATAATGTACCCGATCATTATTTTTGTAAAATCTGTAGAGAAGTGTATTTCGCTTCATATATATCTAAGCATGTCTATTTGCATAAAAAAAGCCGCTTGAACATATCCAAACGGCCTTTTTACAACTGTATTTTCGCAAATGGGTTTATTCTTCAACATTTTCGTAATCAAAAGGAAGTACTTTTTCTTTCTTCACTTTTGACAATGTCATTAATGTTTTAAGACGCTCTATTTCCTCAATTTGAGATAATGTCTTAAACAACAATTTTTCGTAAGTAGGTATGTCTTTACATACAATTTTTAGCAAAAAATCAGCGTCACCTGTAATAATGTAACACTCTGTGATTTCAGGAACAGCTTTTACTTTTGCAATAAAATTATCAAGGGCATTTTCTTTCTGCCACGCAAGGGATACCAAAACAAAAGTTTTAACATTTAACCCTATAGAAGATGAATCAACTTTTGCATGATAACTCTGTATAATACCTGATTGTTCCAATTTTTTGACCCGCTCCAAAGTAGGTGCCGGTGATAATCCTATTTTTTTTGAAAGATCAAGATTAGTGATTTTACTGTTTTCCTGCAGTAATTTTAGAATCTTAAGATCTATCTTGTCCATTTTGTAATCTGCCATTGTACGGTTATTTAAAATATAATTTGAAAAACACTCTGAAATAAAGTGCAAAGGAAATAAAATTTCAGCATTTTATATTTTATTAACGTAAAAATATTGTTTATGTTTTGTTAAAATATAATTTGGTGAAAAATAATACTACTCAAAAATAAAAAAAGCCACACCAAAATAAATCAGTGTGACTTTTTTATAATTTTTAATAACAGTATTTACATAATTGTCACCGGCAATGTATAAAGCACATTGTACTCCAAGTTGCTCATATCTAATTTTTTGTAATTCAAAGTTGATTTGATAACATTGTCAAGATTAACATTACTGGTGGACACAACGATGATCTCATTCTGATGGTTTACCATAAATGTGATATTCAGTTTAGTTTCTTCTTTGATAAAACCCGTGAAATCAACTTTAGTCAGATATTTCTGAATTTGTGCATTTTCAGGTTTTTTGAAGGAAACTACATCTGATGCATTGCTCAAACCTGTGAATAAGATAACTGCCATGAAGGTTGCAAAAAATTTAATACTTTTCATTACTTTAAAATTTAATGGATGATTTAATAAACTAACAAACGAATGACGAAAGAATACTCTAATGGGTTGCATTTATGGGGAGGTATATTACTTTAGTTTCGACCAATGATATAATTAATCCTATAAAATGTATTTTTGCGGCATATTAATAGTTTTTGAAATATATTAAAATAACTGAAAAAATGAAAATTGCCATTTTAGGGTGTGGAAATATGGGAATGGCTTTTGCCAGATCATTCCTAAAGTACGAATTAGTCAACAGAGACAATCTGTTGTTGGTAGAGAAAAACAAAGAAAGGTCAGAACTTTTGCAAAAAAGCAGAGATGGCGTTGTCGTTAATACTATAAATGAAGATATTAGGAATTATGAGCTAGTAATACTTGCAGTAAAACCACAGGACTTTAATATATTGGCAGAGGAATTAAAAACATTTATTGTCCCCGGTCAGATTATACTATCAATTATGGCAGGGATTACAATACAAAAAATACAGAATTCTCTAGATCACAAACAGATAATAAGAGCTATGCCAAATACTCCGGCTATGCTGGGAATGGGTATTACCGGATTTACTTCATCAGAAGGTATCAGTATTGCGAAACTTTTTAAAGTAGAAAATCTAATCAATGCTACCGGAAGGTCCATCTATCTTGAAGATGAAAACATGCTGGATGCAGTTACTGCATTGAGTGGAAGTGGCCCTGCGTACTTCTATTACTTTGTCAAACATATGGTAGAAGCCGGAAAGAGAATGGGATTTGACGAAGGCACTTCACAACTATTAGTAAAACAAACGATGTTGGGGGCATACCACCTGATAAATTCAGCGGAACAAAGTCTCGACGATCTCATCAAAGCTGTTTCTTCAAAGGGCGGTACAACAGAAGCGGCCCTTAGAGTATTTGACCATCATGAGCTATCAGAAATAATCATCAAAGGCGTGTTGGAAGCTGAAAAAAGGTCTGGCGAGTTATCAGGAGCGTAATATTATAAACATTAAAATGACCGTACAAAAAAATAATATATAAAAAACATGCTTTATACATAACTTTATTGTATCTTTGCAGAGATATTGAACATTTTTCCCAAAGGGGATTGCTGCTTCTAATTTTTTTTATTTTTTTTAATTTTTTTTTAATGAACATTTTCGTAGCAAAATTAAACTACAGGACTTCTTCAGAAGCATTGGAAAGCCTTTTCGCTCAGTATGGCGAGGTAGTATCCGCAAAAGTTATCATGGACAGAGACACAGGCAGATCAAAAGGATTTGGATTTGTGGAAATGGGAAGTGAAGACGCTGGTATCGCTGCAATCGCAGGATTGAACGAAACAGAATTTGAAGGACAAACTATAGTTTGTAAAAAAGCAGAGCCAAGACCACAGGCTCCACGCAGAGATAACAATTTCAGACCAAGAGAAAGGAGATATTAAGAAATATAGTGTTTTAGTATTGAAAGCGTAATGTTATCATAAGGCCTTCCTCACCGGAAGGCCTTTTTTTGTAATTATTACCACCATATTTTGCAAAAATTTAATTGATTCACTTCTGATCGATTCAACTCAGGATTTTCATTTCGCTCTGCTACCTTCTAGAAAAAATAATTTTTTTACTTTTGTACCCTTATTTACATATTAATCGCTGACATGCACCATTTAACTGAACAAGAAATAATAAGAAGAGAGAATCTTCAGAAAATAATCGATGCTAATATTGATCCCTACCCTTCTGATACATTTGCTGTCAATGCAACAGCAGAAG
The genomic region above belongs to Saprospiraceae bacterium and contains:
- a CDS encoding TraB/GumN family protein gives rise to the protein MKRNTLLYRFYKNNDRVHYLFGTMHVGTKAAFSFTEIAKKYIDQVTLYAGEMDLNEAGQLSMMPYFQLEGDLTFSSLFRIKRYMKYRKTVLKSFGVDLADYEKFTPFFISNMLSQKILDDVEVMQSPDYYLWEYAMKSDKIMTGVESVNDQIGYLKRIPLEYQLKSFKDSMKNISGFRKQIFKLNDLYETADMKLMYQKTKKNLGEIRKMMLYERNLKMTEKIIDLTNENLSFISMGAAHLPGKKGVLKLLQNKGYQVEGIYF
- a CDS encoding Lrp/AsnC family transcriptional regulator is translated as MADYKMDKIDLKILKLLQENSKITNLDLSKKIGLSPAPTLERVKKLEQSGIIQSYHAKVDSSSIGLNVKTFVLVSLAWQKENALDNFIAKVKAVPEITECYIITGDADFLLKIVCKDIPTYEKLLFKTLSQIEEIERLKTLMTLSKVKKEKVLPFDYENVEE
- a CDS encoding pyrroline-5-carboxylate reductase; amino-acid sequence: MKIAILGCGNMGMAFARSFLKYELVNRDNLLLVEKNKERSELLQKSRDGVVVNTINEDIRNYELVILAVKPQDFNILAEELKTFIVPGQIILSIMAGITIQKIQNSLDHKQIIRAMPNTPAMLGMGITGFTSSEGISIAKLFKVENLINATGRSIYLEDENMLDAVTALSGSGPAYFYYFVKHMVEAGKRMGFDEGTSQLLVKQTMLGAYHLINSAEQSLDDLIKAVSSKGGTTEAALRVFDHHELSEIIIKGVLEAEKRSGELSGA
- a CDS encoding RNA-binding protein; the encoded protein is MNIFVAKLNYRTSSEALESLFAQYGEVVSAKVIMDRDTGRSKGFGFVEMGSEDAGIAAIAGLNETEFEGQTIVCKKAEPRPQAPRRDNNFRPRERRY